One part of the Pandoraea faecigallinarum genome encodes these proteins:
- a CDS encoding VWA domain-containing protein: protein MTGFFSSLAGFHFLRPLWLCLLPVAAWLLWAVGRRTDVRRQWRKTIAPHLLDALMIHERRGLRLRPVHVIALALVLGGIGMAGPAWKRELPPFLDDKAPLAIAIDLSPTMDAVDVTPSRLERAKLKVKALLARRDGAHTAIYAYAGSAHRVIPLTDDRALLQTYVDALQTRIMPVPGRDMRQALTVIENDLRREPVPGTILFITDALDPGAARAFHDHADARTSSQPIVLAIGTPQGGPLRNPDGSYVERDGARIFARLDEAALKRFSQDSDVPVATFTADSDADIDWVQRHVQSHLEQSQAGTTARWRDEGWWLTLPLAVLGALWFRKGGTVRWVVGLLLAISLHVPVAPAYAQPLTGATASQDTPDTADPHRRSRFADLWLTHDQQGRLAFERGDYTTAAERFDDPMWRGVAQYRAGQYAQAAQSFALVDSAQADFNQGNALARMGKYEAAQARYLQALKRVPDWTAARANLTLMGKLIAALPKSPEKPGDDEIPPDISPDEIKYDAKKPAGPGERSTKAGSSIEAQAWMRTIQTTPTALLQREFALQQGRGTGGGRSP from the coding sequence ATGACGGGCTTCTTCTCGAGCCTTGCCGGCTTTCACTTTCTTCGCCCGCTTTGGCTGTGCCTGTTGCCGGTGGCCGCGTGGCTGCTCTGGGCCGTGGGACGCCGCACGGATGTGCGCAGGCAGTGGCGCAAGACCATTGCACCGCACCTGCTCGATGCGCTGATGATTCACGAGCGGCGCGGGCTTCGGCTGCGGCCGGTGCATGTGATCGCACTCGCGCTCGTGCTGGGAGGTATCGGCATGGCGGGGCCGGCATGGAAGCGCGAGCTGCCGCCGTTTCTCGACGACAAGGCGCCGCTGGCCATTGCCATCGACCTCTCGCCCACGATGGACGCCGTGGATGTCACACCCTCCCGGCTGGAACGCGCCAAGCTGAAAGTCAAGGCACTGCTCGCGCGGCGTGACGGTGCACATACCGCAATTTATGCCTATGCGGGCTCGGCCCATCGGGTCATTCCGCTCACTGACGACCGCGCGTTGCTGCAAACCTACGTCGACGCGCTGCAAACCCGCATCATGCCCGTGCCCGGCCGGGACATGCGCCAAGCCTTGACGGTCATCGAGAACGACCTGCGGCGCGAACCGGTTCCCGGCACCATCCTGTTCATCACCGATGCGCTCGACCCGGGAGCGGCTCGCGCGTTTCACGACCACGCCGACGCGCGCACTTCGAGTCAGCCCATCGTGCTTGCCATTGGCACGCCGCAAGGCGGGCCCCTGCGCAACCCGGACGGCAGCTACGTGGAGCGCGACGGTGCGCGCATTTTCGCACGGCTGGACGAGGCAGCGCTGAAGCGGTTTTCTCAGGACAGCGACGTGCCGGTCGCCACCTTTACGGCCGACAGCGACGCCGATATCGACTGGGTGCAACGTCATGTGCAATCGCACCTGGAGCAATCACAAGCCGGAACAACGGCGCGCTGGCGCGACGAGGGCTGGTGGCTCACATTGCCATTGGCCGTGCTGGGAGCCCTATGGTTTCGCAAGGGGGGAACGGTTCGGTGGGTTGTCGGGCTGCTGCTGGCGATCTCGCTGCACGTGCCGGTCGCACCGGCGTATGCGCAACCGCTCACTGGCGCCACCGCTTCGCAAGATACGCCGGACACAGCAGACCCGCACCGGCGATCGCGCTTTGCCGACCTCTGGCTTACGCATGACCAGCAAGGACGGCTGGCTTTCGAGCGTGGAGACTACACAACCGCCGCCGAGCGCTTCGACGATCCGATGTGGCGTGGCGTAGCGCAGTATCGGGCCGGGCAATACGCGCAGGCGGCGCAGAGTTTCGCACTCGTGGATTCCGCGCAAGCCGACTTCAATCAGGGCAATGCGCTGGCCCGCATGGGCAAGTACGAAGCCGCGCAAGCCCGCTATCTCCAGGCGCTCAAGCGCGTGCCCGACTGGACAGCGGCACGGGCCAATCTGACATTGATGGGCAAGCTCATCGCCGCATTGCCGAAATCGCCGGAAAAGCCGGGCGACGACGAGATTCCACCGGATATCTCGCCCGACGAGATCAAGTACGACGCGAAAAAGCCGGCCGGCCCCGGCGAGCGCTCGACGAAAGCCGGCTCGTCGATTGAGGCGCAAGCATGGATGCGCACGATCCAGACAACGCCGACTGCCCTGTTGCAGAGGGAGTTCGCGTTACAGCAAGGGCGCGGCACGGGGGGAGGGCGCTCACCGTGA
- a CDS encoding BatD family protein gives MQRVVFAMWLLMLGHAIASPAPMARVEVTARQPIRAGQQVGIDVTVLVPNFFMSAPAFPALEVPGAIVTMPDARALNGNQTLDGVTYATISKTYAFVAAQDGDFDLPQATIALTYAGNDGAPQQATVTLPATRIRVGAGGVPDASSHGASSGGALLPVAALNVTQTLSPPIDHDAVQLRVGDTLVRKVATFAPGTQAMLILPPKSNAPRGVRVFAADPTLSDGVLPAPGSATAGGLRIDTFSYVFERKGTYTLPAITLSWTDPATGRASHSDAPPIRVVVAPGAPAGDLAPGKSGFFVPQDAESIGAVLAGVAGLSGLALVIWRTLPLWRALRHRLHERRASARAGAKSLRAEVIRACRSNDAAAAYRLANRWGRCVRTVGLVTWALTTGDDELIDAIETLERQLFARESGGPWDGRSFASAFERCAGAAPKSDVGARTASTIPALNPF, from the coding sequence ATGCAGCGGGTGGTATTCGCAATGTGGCTGCTGATGCTCGGACATGCGATTGCGTCGCCCGCGCCGATGGCGCGCGTCGAAGTGACGGCCCGGCAGCCGATACGCGCAGGGCAGCAGGTCGGTATCGATGTAACGGTGCTGGTCCCTAATTTTTTCATGTCCGCACCGGCATTTCCGGCGCTGGAGGTGCCCGGTGCCATCGTGACGATGCCAGACGCGCGGGCGTTGAATGGCAACCAGACGCTCGACGGCGTGACATACGCCACGATCAGCAAGACCTATGCGTTCGTCGCCGCGCAAGACGGCGATTTCGATCTGCCGCAGGCAACGATTGCGCTCACCTACGCTGGCAACGACGGTGCGCCGCAACAGGCCACAGTCACGCTCCCGGCCACGCGGATCCGGGTCGGGGCGGGGGGCGTACCCGATGCCTCGTCGCATGGCGCATCGAGTGGCGGCGCGCTGCTGCCGGTGGCAGCACTGAACGTCACCCAGACCCTCTCGCCGCCCATCGATCACGATGCGGTGCAACTTCGGGTCGGCGACACGCTGGTTCGCAAGGTGGCCACGTTCGCGCCGGGCACGCAGGCCATGCTGATCCTGCCACCGAAATCGAATGCGCCTCGGGGCGTGCGTGTGTTCGCTGCCGATCCGACGTTATCGGACGGCGTATTGCCGGCCCCCGGGAGTGCCACGGCAGGCGGGCTGCGTATCGATACCTTCTCGTACGTGTTCGAGCGCAAGGGCACTTACACCCTGCCGGCGATCACACTCTCCTGGACCGACCCTGCCACGGGCCGCGCGTCCCATTCCGATGCGCCGCCAATACGCGTCGTCGTGGCACCGGGGGCACCAGCCGGCGACCTCGCGCCGGGCAAAAGTGGATTCTTCGTACCTCAGGACGCCGAATCCATCGGTGCCGTGTTGGCCGGCGTGGCCGGGCTCAGTGGACTGGCGCTCGTGATCTGGCGAACCTTGCCGTTATGGCGCGCGCTGCGTCATCGGCTCCATGAGCGCCGCGCAAGTGCACGAGCGGGCGCGAAGTCGCTGCGCGCCGAAGTCATTCGGGCATGCCGGTCGAACGACGCGGCAGCGGCGTATCGTCTGGCGAACCGGTGGGGCCGGTGTGTCCGCACGGTTGGCCTCGTAACGTGGGCGCTGACGACGGGAGACGATGAACTGATCGACGCCATCGAGACGTTGGAGAGACAACTTTTCGCTCGCGAATCGGGCGGACCATGGGACGGCAGATCGTTCGCGTCGGCATTCGAGCGATGCGCCGGTGCAGCACCGAAATCAGACGTTGGCGCGAGAACGGCTTCGACGATCCCGGCGCTTAACCCGTTCTAA
- a CDS encoding TetR/AcrR family transcriptional regulator → MSIELSPRATEIAEYTKQLLAAGGYHGFSYADLSARVNIGKASIHHHFPSKADLVRTVVRRHREQAREGLTALDQHVADPAGRLTAYTNYWAECIRDGSMPMCICAMLAAELPMIPAEIADEVRGYFDDLTAWVAGVLDAGVTQEHFALCGSLRVEAQMFMSTVHGAMLTARALGNAEAFQVISQAAIDRLRSMA, encoded by the coding sequence ATGAGCATTGAACTGTCTCCCCGGGCAACCGAAATTGCCGAGTACACGAAGCAGTTGCTGGCCGCGGGCGGCTATCACGGTTTCAGTTATGCCGACCTGTCGGCGCGTGTGAATATCGGCAAGGCCAGCATCCATCACCATTTCCCAAGCAAGGCGGATCTGGTGCGGACGGTCGTGAGGCGGCACCGCGAGCAGGCTCGGGAAGGTTTGACGGCGCTCGATCAGCACGTGGCCGACCCGGCAGGGCGTCTCACCGCTTATACGAACTACTGGGCGGAATGCATTCGCGACGGCTCCATGCCCATGTGCATTTGCGCAATGCTCGCCGCCGAGTTACCCATGATTCCGGCCGAGATCGCCGATGAGGTCCGCGGTTACTTCGACGATCTGACGGCATGGGTCGCAGGTGTGCTGGACGCGGGCGTGACGCAGGAGCATTTCGCGTTGTGCGGCAGTTTGCGGGTCGAGGCGCAAATGTTCATGTCCACGGTGCACGGCGCCATGCTGACGGCGAGGGCGTTGGGCAATGCCGAGGCGTTTCAGGTGATTTCGCAGGCGGCGATCGACCGGTTGCGTTCGATGGCCTGA
- a CDS encoding helix-turn-helix domain-containing protein, which translates to MAPPMVDPTPAISHRIRIERESRGWSLGDLAERSGVSKAMISKIERGAASPTAALLGRLSGAFGLQLSMLLSLAEQSGERLSRADEQLVWQDPETGYLRRAVSPRNGGMLELLEVTLPPGVSVSYPSSAFTFQHQQIWVRQGTLAFEEGELTYDLKEGDCLQLGPPAPCTFRNPGKQPCVYVVALVRR; encoded by the coding sequence ATGGCTCCCCCGATGGTTGATCCGACGCCGGCGATTTCGCATCGCATCCGTATCGAACGCGAGTCTCGCGGCTGGTCGTTGGGCGATCTCGCCGAGCGTTCCGGCGTATCGAAGGCGATGATCAGCAAGATCGAGCGGGGCGCGGCCAGCCCCACGGCCGCGTTGCTCGGCCGCCTCTCCGGCGCGTTCGGCCTGCAACTGTCGATGCTGTTATCGCTCGCGGAGCAATCCGGAGAACGGTTGAGCCGTGCCGATGAGCAACTCGTCTGGCAGGATCCGGAGACGGGGTATCTGCGGCGGGCAGTGTCGCCGCGCAATGGCGGGATGCTGGAATTGCTGGAAGTGACGCTGCCGCCTGGCGTGAGCGTGTCGTATCCCTCGTCGGCATTCACATTCCAGCATCAGCAGATCTGGGTGCGACAAGGCACGCTGGCGTTCGAGGAAGGGGAACTGACGTACGACCTCAAGGAAGGCGACTGCCTTCAGTTGGGGCCGCCTGCCCCCTGCACCTTCCGTAACCCGGGCAAGCAGCCGTGTGTGTATGTCGTGGCGTTAGTGCGACGGTAA
- a CDS encoding LLM class flavin-dependent oxidoreductase, translating to MPREIRLNAFEMNCVGHIQQGLWTHPRDQSTRYGELGYWVDYAKKLEKGLFDGMFFADVVGVYDVYGGSADAALRNAVQVPVNDPLMLIPAMAAATRHLGFGVTANLTYEQPFLFARRMSTLDHLTGGRIGWNIVTGYLDSAARAIGIDGQIAHDDRYDLADEYMSLVYKLWEGSWDDDAVRADRAGGVYADPSKVRAIHHHGKQYKVDAMHLSAPSPQRTPVLYQAGSSPRGCRFAATHAECVFVNGQKVEGVKEIVDTIRAQAVQHGRNAADIKVFMGATPIVGRTDTEAKEKFEDYRRYVSSEGALAHAAASLGIDFARYDIDEPIDTGKSQAIVSNVTAMTRAAGPQWTRRKLLEQMVLGSRQTPWVGSAERIADQMMTWSEATGIDGFNLSRTVVPECFEDIIDLVVPLLQERGAYKTSYGEGTYRKKLFGHDRLPHTHNAAQYRSGAK from the coding sequence ATGCCCCGTGAAATTCGACTGAACGCTTTCGAGATGAACTGCGTGGGTCATATTCAGCAAGGTCTCTGGACGCACCCGCGCGACCAATCCACGCGCTACGGCGAACTCGGGTATTGGGTCGATTACGCGAAGAAGCTGGAGAAGGGACTCTTCGACGGCATGTTCTTTGCGGACGTCGTCGGTGTGTACGACGTCTATGGCGGCAGCGCCGACGCCGCGCTGCGCAACGCCGTGCAGGTGCCGGTCAACGATCCGCTGATGCTCATCCCCGCGATGGCGGCCGCGACGCGGCATCTCGGCTTCGGCGTGACGGCGAACCTCACCTATGAGCAGCCGTTCCTGTTCGCGCGCCGGATGTCCACGCTCGATCACCTGACCGGCGGACGCATCGGCTGGAATATCGTCACCGGCTATCTGGACAGCGCCGCGCGCGCCATCGGCATCGACGGCCAGATCGCGCACGACGACCGCTACGACCTCGCCGACGAATACATGTCGCTCGTCTACAAGCTGTGGGAAGGCAGTTGGGACGACGACGCCGTGCGCGCCGACCGTGCGGGCGGCGTGTATGCCGATCCCTCGAAAGTGCGTGCGATTCATCACCACGGAAAGCAATACAAGGTCGACGCCATGCATCTGAGCGCACCGTCGCCGCAACGCACGCCGGTGCTTTATCAGGCAGGTTCGTCGCCGCGCGGCTGCCGGTTCGCCGCAACGCATGCCGAGTGCGTGTTCGTGAACGGGCAGAAGGTGGAAGGCGTGAAGGAGATCGTGGACACGATTCGCGCGCAGGCCGTGCAGCACGGGCGCAACGCGGCCGATATCAAGGTCTTCATGGGCGCGACGCCCATCGTGGGTCGTACCGATACGGAGGCGAAAGAGAAGTTCGAGGACTATCGTCGTTATGTGAGCTCTGAAGGGGCGCTGGCCCACGCGGCGGCGTCGCTCGGCATCGACTTCGCCAGGTACGACATCGACGAGCCCATCGACACCGGCAAGAGCCAGGCGATCGTATCGAACGTGACGGCCATGACCCGTGCGGCCGGCCCGCAATGGACACGCCGCAAGCTGCTCGAACAGATGGTGCTCGGCAGTCGCCAGACGCCTTGGGTCGGGTCCGCCGAGCGCATCGCCGATCAGATGATGACGTGGAGCGAGGCGACGGGCATCGACGGTTTCAACCTGTCGCGCACGGTGGTGCCGGAATGCTTCGAGGACATCATCGATCTGGTGGTGCCGCTGTTACAGGAGCGCGGCGCGTACAAGACCTCGTACGGGGAGGGCACCTACCGCAAGAAGCTCTTCGGCCACGACCGCCTGCCGCACACGCACAACGCCGCGCAGTACCGCTCGGGTGCGAAGTAA
- a CDS encoding flavin reductase, producing MSEVDKRTVDKAIFREAMAGLGAAVNVITTDGPGGLAGCTASAVCAVTDEPPTLLVCINRASRNNAVMRENARLCVNVLCADQRDIAMRFATKDLAIETRFASGDWDVLETGAPALRGAVSVLDCEVTSITEVGTHTVFFCEVKAARATSALDGLIYFARGFHRVGMVAPTHAA from the coding sequence ATGAGCGAAGTGGATAAGCGCACGGTGGACAAAGCCATCTTCCGCGAAGCGATGGCGGGCCTCGGGGCTGCCGTCAACGTGATTACGACCGACGGCCCCGGCGGTCTCGCCGGCTGCACGGCGTCGGCCGTGTGCGCCGTGACCGACGAGCCGCCCACGTTGCTCGTGTGCATCAACCGGGCGAGCCGCAACAACGCCGTCATGCGCGAGAACGCGCGCCTGTGCGTGAACGTGCTCTGCGCCGATCAGCGCGACATCGCCATGCGGTTCGCGACGAAGGACCTCGCCATCGAGACGCGCTTCGCCAGCGGCGACTGGGACGTTCTGGAAACCGGCGCCCCCGCGTTGCGCGGCGCGGTAAGTGTGCTTGATTGCGAGGTGACGTCGATCACCGAAGTCGGGACACACACCGTCTTTTTCTGTGAAGTGAAAGCGGCGCGCGCCACCAGTGCGCTCGATGGCCTGATCTATTTCGCACGCGGGTTCCATCGCGTCGGTATGGTCGCGCCAACGCACGCGGCCTGA
- a CDS encoding MFS transporter, translating into MESLSTLRDHGAPRGKLASLVIVLLAQVAAMGVWFSSTTAVALIKRTQAIASGDEAMLTGAVQLGFVAGTVVSATLALPDRYDLRKIFAASALVAALTTGALAVLPPTGPVAIGLRLLTGICMAGVYPVGIRLVATWANADLGLLIGLLVAALTLGSASPHLVGGLPDLDWRWVYLAAATLAVLSGVAIGFARIGPNIKRASRVDFSKVTQAWRNPAVRLANLGYLGHMWELYAMWAWLGLFLQYTLGAHGVANFHETAEVLTFAVIAFGALGAWAGGLLADRIGRTRVTIGAMALSATCAAVIGWLPGAPLVVVVGVAFVWGFSVIADSAQFSAAVAELADPTSVGTLLTAQTCVGFLLTLVSIRLVPVIVAHLGWGAGMSVLAIGPALGCVAMWRLRQRPESQRMAGGKR; encoded by the coding sequence ATGGAATCATTGTCCACCCTGCGCGATCACGGCGCGCCACGCGGCAAGCTCGCCTCGCTGGTGATCGTGCTGCTTGCGCAAGTGGCCGCGATGGGCGTCTGGTTTTCGTCGACGACCGCTGTCGCGCTCATCAAGCGTACGCAGGCGATTGCGTCCGGCGACGAGGCGATGCTCACGGGCGCGGTGCAACTGGGCTTTGTCGCCGGTACCGTCGTGTCGGCGACGCTCGCGCTGCCGGATCGGTACGACTTGCGCAAGATCTTTGCGGCGTCGGCGCTGGTGGCGGCGCTCACGACCGGCGCGCTCGCCGTGTTGCCGCCGACGGGGCCGGTCGCCATCGGCCTGCGGCTGCTCACGGGGATTTGCATGGCTGGCGTCTACCCTGTCGGCATCCGGCTGGTGGCGACGTGGGCGAATGCCGATCTCGGATTGCTGATCGGTCTGTTGGTGGCGGCGCTGACGCTGGGCTCGGCCAGCCCGCACCTGGTCGGCGGCTTGCCGGATCTCGACTGGCGCTGGGTCTATCTCGCCGCGGCAACGCTCGCCGTGCTCTCCGGCGTCGCCATTGGCTTTGCCCGCATCGGCCCGAACATCAAGCGCGCCTCGCGCGTCGATTTCTCGAAGGTCACGCAGGCATGGCGCAACCCGGCCGTGCGTCTGGCGAATCTCGGTTATCTCGGTCACATGTGGGAGCTATACGCCATGTGGGCGTGGCTCGGCCTGTTTCTGCAATACACGCTCGGTGCGCATGGCGTCGCGAATTTCCACGAGACGGCGGAAGTGCTGACTTTCGCGGTTATCGCGTTCGGTGCGCTCGGCGCCTGGGCCGGTGGTCTGCTGGCGGACCGGATCGGCAGAACGCGGGTCACCATCGGCGCGATGGCGCTCAGTGCGACGTGCGCCGCCGTGATCGGATGGTTGCCCGGTGCGCCGCTTGTCGTCGTGGTGGGCGTGGCGTTCGTGTGGGGTTTCTCGGTGATCGCGGATTCGGCGCAGTTCTCCGCTGCCGTTGCCGAGCTGGCGGACCCGACCTCGGTCGGCACGCTTCTCACCGCGCAAACCTGCGTGGGCTTTCTGCTCACACTCGTGAGCATCCGGCTCGTGCCGGTGATCGTAGCGCATCTCGGCTGGGGCGCCGGCATGAGCGTGCTGGCCATCGGTCCGGCGCTGGGCTGCGTCGCGATGTGGCGCTTGCGCCAGCGCCCCGAATCGCAGCGCATGGCCGGCGGCAAACGATAG
- a CDS encoding NAD-dependent succinate-semialdehyde dehydrogenase, which produces MNSYPDIKMLIGGRWRTAPGQPVMNPSEDTTLGTVPAATLADLDDALAAAQQGFRVWRRTSPAQRAEIMLRAIALLRERVQSIAFAISLEQGKTLAQAHAEVLRGCDLMTWDANEGKRLYGRVIPAEPGMRHTVVREPVGVIAAFTPWNFPMSSPARKVGGALAAGCAIILKAAEETPAGAVLMAQAFQDAGLPDGVFNLVFGDPATISSHLIASPVVRGITFTGSTPVGKHLAGLAAQHMKPAILELGGHAPVIVCDDADPEAAALACVKGKLNNAGQVCVAPTRFFVHRDVYDAFVASFARHGGAVRAGHALAPSSDIGPVVNRRRLDALHALVDDAVARGARVVCGGERSAGPGYVFPFTALADVPADARAMQEEPFGPLSLIVPVDSLDDAIARANGVPYGLAGYAFTRSAANAYRLGDELEIGNLGINHLVSAVSETPFGGVKESGYGREGGTEGLECYTHVKSISHLMDPA; this is translated from the coding sequence ATGAATTCCTACCCAGACATCAAGATGCTGATCGGCGGACGGTGGCGCACTGCGCCCGGCCAGCCGGTGATGAATCCCTCCGAGGATACGACTCTCGGCACGGTGCCGGCAGCAACGCTCGCCGACCTCGACGATGCCCTCGCCGCGGCCCAGCAAGGTTTTCGCGTGTGGCGGCGTACGTCGCCTGCGCAGCGCGCGGAAATCATGCTGCGCGCCATCGCATTGCTCAGGGAGCGGGTGCAGAGCATTGCCTTCGCCATATCGCTGGAGCAGGGCAAGACGCTCGCGCAGGCGCACGCCGAAGTGCTGCGCGGCTGCGATCTGATGACGTGGGACGCCAACGAAGGCAAGCGGTTGTACGGGCGGGTGATTCCGGCCGAACCGGGCATGCGTCACACTGTCGTGCGCGAACCGGTGGGGGTCATTGCGGCGTTCACGCCGTGGAATTTTCCGATGAGTTCCCCTGCCCGCAAGGTCGGCGGGGCGCTCGCTGCCGGTTGCGCGATCATTCTGAAGGCGGCGGAAGAGACGCCCGCCGGTGCTGTACTGATGGCTCAGGCGTTCCAGGACGCGGGACTGCCGGACGGCGTGTTCAATCTCGTGTTCGGCGATCCGGCAACGATTTCGTCGCATCTGATCGCCAGCCCGGTCGTGCGGGGTATCACATTCACCGGCTCGACCCCGGTCGGCAAGCATCTCGCCGGACTTGCGGCACAGCATATGAAGCCCGCCATTCTTGAGTTGGGCGGGCATGCCCCGGTCATCGTGTGCGACGATGCCGACCCGGAGGCAGCGGCGCTTGCCTGCGTCAAAGGCAAGCTCAACAACGCCGGACAGGTCTGTGTGGCGCCCACGCGCTTCTTCGTGCACCGAGATGTCTACGACGCCTTCGTGGCCTCGTTCGCGCGTCATGGCGGGGCCGTTCGCGCCGGGCATGCGCTAGCGCCCTCCAGCGACATCGGACCGGTCGTGAATCGACGTCGTTTGGACGCACTGCACGCGTTGGTCGACGACGCCGTGGCGCGTGGCGCACGGGTCGTGTGCGGCGGCGAGCGTTCGGCGGGACCCGGCTACGTTTTTCCGTTCACCGCACTGGCCGACGTGCCGGCCGACGCGCGCGCCATGCAAGAAGAGCCGTTCGGACCGCTGTCGCTCATCGTGCCGGTGGACAGCCTCGACGACGCCATCGCGCGCGCCAACGGCGTGCCCTATGGTCTGGCAGGCTACGCCTTCACGCGCTCGGCCGCGAACGCCTATCGCCTTGGCGACGAACTCGAAATCGGCAATCTCGGCATCAACCATCTGGTCTCGGCGGTCTCGGAGACACCGTTCGGCGGCGTGAAGGAAAGCGGCTACGGCCGGGAAGGGGGCACCGAGGGGCTGGAGTGCTACACGCACGTCAAGAGCATCTCTCACCTGATGGATCCGGCGTAA
- a CDS encoding DUF3311 domain-containing protein, producing MRSIYVLALLPVLAVLVGPFFVNRVTPYVLGMPFLLAWLAGALVLTSVVMAIIFYADQARLATAKHSAEGV from the coding sequence ATGCGGTCCATTTATGTTTTAGCACTCCTACCTGTATTGGCGGTTCTGGTAGGACCGTTTTTCGTCAATCGAGTCACGCCCTATGTGCTGGGCATGCCGTTCTTGCTGGCATGGCTGGCCGGTGCGCTGGTGCTGACGTCGGTCGTGATGGCGATCATTTTTTACGCCGATCAGGCGCGCCTTGCGACGGCCAAACACAGCGCCGAAGGAGTCTGA
- a CDS encoding sodium:solute symporter family protein, with protein sequence MNSALIFIFLAVALALFLGIRARRGKDMSLEQWAVGGRGFGAAIVFLLMAGEIYTTFVFLGGSGYAYGHGAGAYYLLGYGSLPFILSYFLLPPIWRYAKEHGLISQPDFFASKFNSRWLGVLVAVVGFAALVPYLVLQLKGLGIIVSVSSYSAISSNQGVLIGAIVVAVYVALSGVHGSAWTSVVKDALVMFVAVFLGLYLPYHYYGGVGDMFAAIEKAKPGFLALRDVGESPVWMVSTVILSTLGFYMWPHMFMATYTAKREEVLRRNAFVLPIYQLMLLFILFVGFSAVLAVPGLTGGDIDLALFKVSLKTFDPWFVGVIGAAGILTALVPGSMILMTAATLLANNVYRPLRPHSSDAHVARVAKWLAPAIMALAVLFTLGGGQTIVALLLMAYALVTQLFPVLLASLIGKHLVTRTAAFASIIVGEATVAWVSLTRKSVAALFPFLPDALKDLNVGIVALVFNVVTLVAVTLLTRRTAGAAQLSTDAS encoded by the coding sequence ATGAATAGTGCATTGATCTTCATCTTTCTGGCCGTGGCGCTCGCGCTGTTTCTCGGCATTCGGGCAAGGCGCGGCAAGGACATGAGTCTTGAGCAGTGGGCCGTCGGCGGCCGGGGGTTCGGCGCAGCCATCGTTTTCCTGCTCATGGCAGGCGAGATCTACACGACGTTCGTGTTTCTCGGTGGCAGCGGCTACGCATACGGCCATGGCGCAGGGGCGTATTACCTGCTCGGCTACGGCAGTCTGCCGTTCATCCTGTCGTACTTCCTGCTGCCGCCGATCTGGCGCTACGCAAAGGAACACGGCCTGATATCGCAGCCGGACTTTTTCGCGTCGAAGTTCAACAGCCGATGGCTCGGTGTGCTGGTCGCCGTTGTGGGCTTCGCCGCCCTCGTGCCTTATCTCGTGCTGCAACTCAAGGGTCTGGGCATCATTGTCAGCGTGTCGTCTTACTCGGCGATTTCCTCGAATCAGGGCGTGCTGATCGGCGCGATCGTGGTCGCGGTGTACGTGGCGCTGTCCGGCGTGCATGGCTCGGCGTGGACCTCGGTCGTGAAGGACGCGCTAGTCATGTTCGTCGCGGTGTTCCTCGGGCTGTATCTGCCGTATCACTACTACGGCGGCGTGGGCGACATGTTCGCGGCCATCGAGAAGGCGAAGCCCGGTTTCCTGGCATTGCGCGATGTCGGGGAAAGCCCCGTATGGATGGTCTCGACCGTGATTCTGTCGACGCTGGGTTTTTATATGTGGCCGCACATGTTCATGGCGACCTACACCGCCAAGCGTGAGGAAGTACTGCGTCGCAATGCCTTCGTGCTGCCGATCTATCAGCTCATGCTGTTGTTCATCCTGTTCGTCGGCTTCTCGGCGGTGCTCGCGGTGCCGGGTCTCACCGGCGGCGACATCGACCTGGCGCTGTTCAAGGTGTCGCTCAAGACGTTCGATCCGTGGTTCGTCGGCGTGATCGGTGCGGCGGGTATTCTCACGGCGCTCGTGCCGGGCTCGATGATTCTGATGACGGCGGCCACGCTGCTCGCGAACAATGTGTATCGCCCGCTGCGTCCGCACTCGAGCGACGCGCACGTGGCCCGCGTCGCCAAGTGGCTGGCCCCGGCAATCATGGCGCTCGCCGTGCTGTTCACGCTGGGCGGCGGGCAGACCATCGTTGCGTTGCTGCTCATGGCCTACGCATTGGTCACGCAGCTCTTCCCGGTGCTGTTGGCCAGTCTCATCGGCAAGCACCTCGTCACGCGTACGGCGGCGTTCGCCAGCATCATCGTCGGCGAAGCGACGGTCGCGTGGGTGTCGCTCACCAGGAAGTCGGTGGCCGCGCTGTTCCCGTTCCTGCCGGACGCCCTCAAGGACCTGAACGTCGGCATCGTGGCGCTGGTGTTCAACGTGGTGACGCTGGTGGCCGTGACCTTGCTCACGCGCCGCACGGCGGGCGCTGCGCAATTGTCGACCGACGCTTCCTGA